Proteins encoded in a region of the Dehalococcoidia bacterium genome:
- a CDS encoding cobalamin-independent methionine synthase II family protein produces the protein MRHSDTHILTSQAGSLPRPNELVELNRRRQEGEAVDPAAYAAEVKQATAEVVRRQAQIGIDVPGDGEYGKAMSQKIDYGAWWSYSFQRLGGLSLTVDSTEVPQNPPKAGNVRLTTFARRRDWTAFAEAYADPDSGVSARARSGRRMMLPVCTGPLTYTGQEAIKTDIANFKAALAAAGVQEGFMASIAPGSASRIGNTYYASEEEFVYACADAMREEYRAIVDAGLVLQLDDPGIAENWDMITPAPSVEDYQKFSMVRVEALNHALKGLPQDRLRFHLCWGSWHGPHTTDIPMRDIVTVMLAIDVGAYSFEAGNVRHEHEWKVWEEITPPAGKILMPGVVSHATNVIEHPELVADRIERFAKLAGRENVIAGTDCGLGGRIHPQLAWAKLQTLAEGAALATKRLWR, from the coding sequence ATGAGGCACAGCGACACGCACATTCTCACCAGCCAGGCCGGCAGCCTGCCGCGCCCCAACGAGCTGGTCGAGCTCAACCGCCGGCGCCAGGAGGGCGAGGCGGTCGATCCCGCGGCCTACGCCGCCGAGGTGAAGCAGGCGACCGCGGAGGTCGTTCGCCGACAGGCCCAGATCGGCATCGACGTGCCGGGCGACGGCGAATACGGCAAGGCGATGAGCCAGAAGATCGACTACGGCGCCTGGTGGAGCTACTCGTTCCAGCGGCTCGGCGGCCTCAGCCTGACGGTGGACTCGACCGAGGTGCCGCAGAACCCGCCGAAGGCAGGCAACGTGCGCCTCACCACGTTTGCCAGGCGGCGCGACTGGACGGCCTTCGCCGAGGCCTACGCCGACCCCGACTCCGGCGTCTCGGCCCGCGCCCGCAGCGGCCGCCGCATGATGCTGCCCGTCTGCACGGGGCCGCTGACCTACACCGGTCAAGAAGCGATCAAGACCGACATCGCCAACTTCAAGGCCGCGCTGGCGGCGGCCGGCGTGCAAGAGGGTTTCATGGCCTCGATCGCGCCGGGCAGCGCCTCGCGCATCGGCAACACCTACTACGCCAGCGAAGAGGAGTTTGTCTACGCCTGCGCCGACGCCATGCGCGAGGAGTACCGGGCGATCGTCGATGCCGGCCTGGTCCTGCAACTGGACGACCCGGGCATCGCCGAGAACTGGGACATGATCACGCCGGCGCCGAGCGTGGAGGACTACCAGAAGTTCAGCATGGTGCGCGTGGAGGCGCTGAACCACGCGCTCAAAGGGCTGCCGCAGGACCGGCTGCGCTTTCATCTTTGCTGGGGCAGCTGGCACGGCCCGCACACGACCGATATTCCCATGCGCGACATCGTCACTGTGATGCTGGCGATCGACGTGGGCGCCTACTCGTTCGAGGCGGGCAACGTGCGCCACGAGCACGAGTGGAAGGTGTGGGAGGAGATCACACCGCCGGCGGGCAAGATCCTGATGCCGGGCGTGGTCAGCCACGCGACCAACGTGATCGAGCACCCCGAGCTCGTGGCCGATCGGATCGAGCGGTTTGCGAAGCTGGCCGGGCGCGAGAACGTGATCGCCGGCACCGACTGCGGCCTGGGCGGCCGTATCCACCCGCAGCTCGCCTGGGCCAAGCTGCAGACGCTGGCCGAGGGCGCCGCGCTGGCGACGAAGCGGCTCTGGCGCTGA
- a CDS encoding PIN domain-containing protein, translating into MTDPYLDANILVRTITQDDLARATRCQRYLRRLELGEEVAELTEATIAEVVYVLSSPRRYHLPRPAIRTFLAGVLAFPGVSIAHKGTYLRALELYEAHNVDFEDALIAAHMERTGTAAVVSFDRDFDRIPGITRRDPQ; encoded by the coding sequence GTGACGGATCCGTACCTTGACGCGAACATCCTGGTCCGCACGATCACGCAAGACGATCTGGCTCGAGCCACCCGCTGTCAACGGTATTTGCGCCGGCTGGAGCTCGGCGAGGAGGTCGCCGAGCTTACCGAAGCCACGATCGCGGAGGTCGTGTACGTCCTCAGTTCTCCGCGGCGCTATCATCTTCCTCGGCCCGCAATTCGCACCTTTCTCGCCGGGGTATTGGCGTTTCCCGGAGTGAGCATCGCGCATAAGGGCACATATCTCCGCGCCCTCGAACTCTACGAAGCGCACAACGTTGATTTTGAAGATGCGCTGATCGCCGCGCACATGGAGCGCACCGGCACCGCGGCGGTGGTCAGCTTCGACCGCGACTTCGACCGCATTCCCGGCATCACGCGCCGCGATCCGCAGTAA
- a CDS encoding AbrB/MazE/SpoVT family DNA-binding domain-containing protein, translating into MRTMTSRVSPKGQVTIPIEIRKALGLGPKDRVRFTRDEHGVHIEKYESVLDKYFMYAPALNPPRTWKEIEAEVRDERAERFARQLASLDDEE; encoded by the coding sequence ATGCGCACGATGACCAGCCGGGTCAGCCCCAAGGGCCAGGTGACGATCCCGATCGAGATCCGCAAGGCGCTCGGCCTCGGCCCGAAGGATCGGGTTCGCTTCACGCGCGATGAGCACGGCGTCCATATCGAGAAGTACGAGTCCGTGCTCGACAAGTACTTCATGTACGCGCCGGCGTTGAATCCGCCGCGAACCTGGAAAGAGATCGAGGCCGAGGTTCGCGATGAGCGAGCCGAGCGGTTCGCGCGCCAACTCGCCTCGCTGGATGACGAAGAGTGA
- a CDS encoding alpha/beta hydrolase, whose amino-acid sequence MFDGFQRRRIEANGVTINLVTAGSGPPLLLLHGYPQTHAMWHRVAPGLAEDFTVVVPDLRGYGASEKPPGGGDHAVYTKRTMALDQVEVMRALGFPRFRVAGHDRGARVAYRMALDHPAVVEKLAVLDIVPTYTMFAGVTKAFAMGTYHWFFLAQPFDLPEHLIGGDPEYFIRNTLSRWSGNLDAFAPEALHEYIDAFRGPACIHATCEDYRAGATLDTEYDAADLGKRKIVCPLLALWGNKGGRWSDRDVLAVWRDWADDVQGRPIASGHFLAEEAPDETYSALREFLRA is encoded by the coding sequence ATGTTCGACGGCTTTCAGCGGCGCCGCATCGAGGCCAACGGCGTCACGATCAACCTGGTCACGGCCGGCAGCGGGCCGCCGTTGCTGCTGCTGCACGGCTATCCGCAGACGCACGCCATGTGGCACCGCGTCGCTCCGGGGCTGGCAGAAGACTTCACCGTCGTCGTGCCCGACCTGCGCGGCTACGGCGCCAGCGAGAAGCCGCCGGGCGGCGGTGACCATGCCGTCTACACCAAACGCACGATGGCGCTCGACCAGGTGGAGGTGATGCGGGCGCTGGGCTTTCCCCGGTTCCGCGTGGCCGGGCACGACCGCGGCGCCCGCGTGGCCTACCGCATGGCGCTCGACCACCCGGCGGTGGTGGAGAAGCTCGCCGTGCTCGACATCGTTCCGACCTACACGATGTTCGCCGGCGTAACCAAGGCGTTCGCCATGGGCACCTATCACTGGTTTTTCCTGGCGCAGCCGTTCGATCTTCCCGAGCACCTGATCGGCGGCGACCCGGAGTATTTCATCCGCAACACGCTCTCGCGCTGGAGCGGCAACCTCGACGCCTTCGCACCGGAGGCGCTGCACGAATACATCGACGCCTTCCGCGGCCCGGCCTGCATCCACGCCACCTGCGAGGATTACCGCGCCGGCGCCACGCTCGACACGGAGTACGACGCGGCCGACCTGGGCAAGCGTAAGATCGTCTGCCCGCTGCTGGCGCTGTGGGGCAACAAGGGTGGGCGCTGGAGCGATCGGGACGTGCTCGCGGTCTGGCGCGACTGGGCCGACGACGTGCAGGGCCGGCCGATCGCCAGCGGCCACTTCCTGGCGGAAGAGGCGCCCGACGAGACGTACTCTGCCCTGCGCGAGTTCCTGCGGGCCTGA
- a CDS encoding nuclear transport factor 2 family protein encodes MSIEEQVQLLADRAAISDVLHRYATGLDMRDFALLRSIFTDEIEMDYSSIGMKPGRMMADDWVESARVLFAGFDATQHLSANHVHVIRGDEATCTSYMRAEHFVLNSEGENYYTMGGCYTNRLIRTPDGWKLCGVTLTVTWNRGNRHVLRLAARRGRERLGLA; translated from the coding sequence ATGAGCATCGAAGAGCAGGTGCAACTGCTGGCCGACCGCGCGGCGATCAGCGACGTGCTGCACCGCTACGCCACCGGCCTGGACATGCGCGACTTCGCCCTCTTGCGCTCGATCTTCACCGACGAGATCGAGATGGACTATTCGTCCATCGGCATGAAGCCGGGGCGTATGATGGCCGACGACTGGGTGGAGAGCGCCCGCGTGCTCTTCGCCGGCTTCGACGCGACGCAGCACCTCAGCGCCAATCACGTGCACGTGATCCGCGGCGACGAGGCGACCTGCACCTCCTACATGCGCGCCGAGCATTTCGTGCTCAACTCCGAGGGCGAGAACTACTACACGATGGGCGGCTGCTACACGAACCGGCTGATCCGCACGCCCGACGGCTGGAAGCTGTGTGGCGTCACGCTGACCGTGACCTGGAACCGCGGCAATCGGCACGTGCTGCGCCTGGCCGCCCGGCGCGGCCGCGAGCGGCTGGGGCTGGCGTAG
- a CDS encoding EthD domain-containing protein, producing MYKMIFGAKRRPGMSREEFGRYWLGPHAAMATQVPGIKRYVINLAPDLSGGGRELPYDGFAEVWFASEEAMRASGRSPQFQVVLEDEKNLFDLSTRFSVIVQENVMIA from the coding sequence ATGTACAAGATGATCTTCGGCGCCAAGCGCCGGCCCGGCATGTCGCGCGAGGAGTTCGGCCGCTACTGGCTCGGCCCGCACGCCGCGATGGCGACGCAGGTGCCGGGGATCAAGCGCTACGTGATCAACCTTGCGCCCGACCTCTCGGGCGGCGGCCGCGAGCTGCCCTATGACGGCTTCGCCGAGGTCTGGTTCGCATCCGAGGAGGCGATGCGCGCCTCCGGCCGCTCGCCGCAGTTCCAGGTGGTGCTGGAGGACGAAAAGAACCTGTTCGACCTCAGTACCCGCTTCAGCGTGATCGTGCAGGAGAACGTGATGATCGCGTGA
- a CDS encoding alpha/beta hydrolase, translating to MAAGVSRRRLLATAATLAAAAALGGMQAVTAAEAQALTPQQALERLFGAAPIDPSWFSPAVLQSASPAQIQQQFGGLHGLFGAFRAVQAQDDGSFLVQFAGGTVRVRVALDDQGRIASLRLLQLDYALAPDEQEVQFQSNGDTLYGTLLLPAGVTNAPAALLIAGSGPTDRNGNSPLLSVQVNTLAGIARALAGAGVASLRYDKFGAGKTGTAGHAPTDFGFDGFVAEALAAWDTLAARPEIDASRLLPAGHSEGALFALLVAQQRQAQTPPAALLLAAPLGRRILDVLRRQIVAQADAALASGAISQARHDALIADLDRTIASIRQDGTVPPDAFADEAQLRASLFPPGAGPFLQTEDGYDPALIAAALPPALPVLLLHGALDLNVDDGDIQHLLAGFQAAGNAGVLDDEFPDVDHELREAPPGGRPSLAVALPFSPDVAAAITAFAGALSG from the coding sequence ATGGCGGCGGGCGTTTCACGGCGGCGGCTTCTGGCAACGGCGGCGACGCTGGCGGCGGCCGCGGCGCTGGGAGGCATGCAGGCGGTGACAGCCGCTGAGGCGCAGGCGCTCACGCCGCAGCAGGCGCTGGAGCGGCTGTTCGGCGCCGCGCCGATCGACCCGAGCTGGTTCAGCCCCGCGGTGCTGCAATCGGCAAGCCCGGCGCAGATCCAGCAGCAGTTCGGCGGGCTGCACGGGCTGTTCGGCGCATTTCGGGCCGTGCAGGCGCAGGACGACGGCAGCTTTCTCGTGCAGTTCGCCGGCGGCACGGTGCGGGTGCGCGTCGCGCTCGACGATCAGGGGCGCATCGCCAGCCTGCGGCTCCTGCAGCTCGACTACGCGCTGGCGCCGGACGAGCAGGAAGTGCAGTTCCAGAGCAACGGCGACACGCTGTACGGCACGCTGCTGCTGCCGGCCGGCGTGACCAACGCGCCGGCGGCGCTGCTGATCGCCGGCAGCGGCCCCACCGACCGCAACGGCAACAGCCCGCTGCTCTCCGTACAGGTCAACACACTCGCCGGCATCGCCAGGGCGCTCGCCGGCGCCGGCGTCGCTTCGCTGCGCTACGACAAGTTCGGCGCGGGCAAGACCGGCACCGCCGGGCACGCGCCCACGGACTTCGGCTTCGACGGCTTCGTGGCGGAGGCGCTGGCGGCCTGGGACACGCTCGCGGCGCGGCCCGAGATCGACGCTTCGCGCCTGCTGCCCGCCGGCCACAGCGAAGGGGCGCTCTTCGCCCTGCTCGTCGCGCAGCAGCGGCAGGCGCAGACGCCGCCGGCCGCCCTGCTGCTGGCGGCGCCGCTTGGCCGGCGCATCCTGGACGTGCTGCGGCGGCAGATCGTCGCGCAGGCGGATGCGGCGCTGGCCTCCGGCGCGATCTCCCAGGCGAGGCACGACGCCCTGATCGCCGACCTGGACCGCACCATCGCCAGCATCCGCCAGGACGGCACCGTGCCGCCGGACGCCTTCGCCGACGAGGCGCAACTGCGCGCCTCGCTGTTTCCGCCGGGCGCCGGCCCCTTCCTCCAGACCGAGGACGGCTACGATCCGGCGCTGATCGCGGCGGCGCTGCCGCCGGCCCTGCCGGTGCTGCTGCTGCACGGCGCCCTCGATCTGAACGTGGACGACGGCGACATCCAGCATCTGCTCGCCGGCTTCCAGGCGGCGGGCAACGCCGGCGTGCTGGACGACGAGTTCCCGGACGTGGACCATGAGCTGCGCGAGGCGCCGCCCGGCGGGCGGCCCTCGCTCGCCGTGGCGCTGCCGTTCTCGCCCGACGTTGCCGCGGCGATCACCGCCTTCGCCGGCGCCCTCTCAGGCTGA
- a CDS encoding HAD-IA family hydrolase → MQQAIAGVIFDSGGTLMRPLTAGWWPYPHVRRIVEAHGLGDLPWERYAEAHRSGMAYLDANHRLSSEDEERAQFREYYRIVIRGLSLAKPAPALLAALAGAHIAECEFEPFPDARTAIEAVRARGLRLGLISNAWPSLEGKYRRLGLRDCFDSFVISACAGCLKPDAAIFELAAREIGLPPRQLLFVDDEPEYVDGARAAGLGAVLIARDGPPVSYGGAWLSALGEVERLLDG, encoded by the coding sequence GTGCAGCAGGCGATTGCGGGCGTGATCTTTGACTCCGGCGGCACGCTGATGCGGCCGCTGACCGCGGGCTGGTGGCCGTACCCGCACGTGCGCCGCATCGTCGAGGCGCACGGCCTTGGCGATCTGCCATGGGAGCGCTACGCCGAGGCGCACCGGTCCGGCATGGCCTACCTGGACGCCAACCACCGCCTCAGCAGCGAAGACGAGGAGCGGGCGCAGTTCCGCGAGTACTACCGCATCGTGATCCGCGGGCTGAGCCTGGCGAAGCCAGCGCCGGCGCTGCTTGCCGCGCTGGCCGGGGCGCACATCGCCGAGTGCGAGTTCGAGCCCTTTCCCGATGCCCGCACCGCGATCGAGGCCGTGCGCGCCCGCGGCCTGCGGCTGGGGCTGATCTCGAACGCCTGGCCCTCGCTTGAGGGCAAGTACCGCCGGCTCGGCCTGCGTGACTGCTTCGATTCGTTCGTGATCTCGGCCTGCGCCGGCTGCCTCAAGCCCGACGCCGCGATCTTCGAGCTTGCCGCGCGAGAGATCGGGTTGCCGCCGCGGCAACTGCTGTTCGTGGATGACGAGCCGGAGTACGTGGATGGCGCCCGCGCCGCCGGTCTCGGCGCGGTGCTGATCGCCCGCGACGGTCCGCCGGTTAGCTACGGCGGAGCGTGGCTCTCGGCGCTCGGTGAGGTCGAACGGCTGCTCGACGGCTAG
- a CDS encoding acetamidase/formamidase family protein: MSRTHHLSAERVHHAWDNSLPPLLAIDPGDTVVFQTRDSSDGRNKPPVTLAEALSRPRAPGHPLSGPVFVRGAEPGDALEIEVLALETGPWGYTIIAPGVGLLPEDFLEPALFHWDLTQDPAPFVRGVHIPKEPFLGVMGVALAEPGSFSTMPPRRNAGNVDVKQLTSGTKLWLPVLVPGALFSCGDGHAAQGDGEVCVTAIECEMTATLRFSLRKGAAPAELQYETAGPLSPRAITAGYYATTGHSPDLLEAARQATRHMIAYLVERHGFTREQAYMLCSVAVDLRVSEVVDAPNWVVSALLPKSVFG, encoded by the coding sequence ATGAGCCGCACGCACCACCTCTCCGCCGAGCGCGTTCACCACGCCTGGGATAACAGCCTACCGCCGCTGCTGGCGATCGACCCCGGCGACACGGTCGTCTTCCAGACGCGCGACTCCTCCGACGGCCGCAACAAGCCGCCGGTGACGCTGGCCGAGGCGCTGTCGCGGCCGCGGGCGCCCGGGCATCCGCTCAGCGGTCCGGTCTTCGTGCGCGGCGCCGAGCCCGGCGACGCGCTGGAGATCGAGGTGCTGGCGCTGGAGACCGGCCCCTGGGGCTACACGATCATCGCGCCCGGCGTCGGCCTGCTGCCGGAGGATTTTCTGGAGCCGGCGCTCTTTCACTGGGATCTGACGCAGGACCCGGCCCCGTTCGTGCGGGGCGTCCACATCCCCAAGGAGCCGTTCCTGGGCGTGATGGGCGTGGCGCTGGCCGAGCCGGGCAGCTTCAGCACGATGCCGCCGCGGCGCAACGCCGGCAACGTCGACGTCAAGCAGCTCACCTCCGGTACGAAACTCTGGCTGCCGGTGCTCGTGCCCGGCGCGCTTTTTTCCTGCGGCGACGGCCACGCGGCGCAGGGCGATGGCGAGGTCTGCGTGACGGCGATCGAGTGCGAAATGACGGCCACGCTGCGCTTCAGCCTGCGCAAAGGCGCCGCGCCGGCCGAGCTGCAGTACGAGACGGCCGGCCCGCTTTCGCCGCGCGCCATCACCGCCGGCTACTACGCGACGACGGGCCACTCGCCCGACCTGCTGGAGGCGGCGCGGCAGGCCACGCGCCACATGATCGCCTACCTGGTGGAGCGGCACGGCTTCACGCGCGAGCAGGCGTACATGCTCTGCTCCGTGGCCGTGGATCTGCGCGTGAGCGAGGTGGTGGACGCGCCGAACTGGGTGGTCAGCGCCCTGCTGCCGAAGAGCGTCTTCGGGTAA
- a CDS encoding helix-turn-helix transcriptional regulator, with amino-acid sequence MTDDDELLLLGALSDAAMHGYELNARLQRWQAYLPGAPRPSTAYARLEQLARQGLVQTHAERPGRYGERRVYGLTEAGRALLRGLLRAALPDPARPVERPALFLRALPPDEWRALLRERLSKLDGPRTELQALVDSHSPLIPVHWLSRLRLGQIETERRWIETLLTEATIAPGDGA; translated from the coding sequence GTGACCGATGACGACGAGCTGTTGCTGCTGGGGGCGCTCTCCGATGCGGCGATGCACGGGTACGAGCTGAACGCGCGCCTGCAGCGCTGGCAGGCGTATCTGCCCGGCGCGCCCCGGCCTTCGACGGCCTACGCGCGGCTGGAGCAACTGGCGCGCCAGGGGCTGGTACAGACGCACGCGGAGCGGCCCGGGCGCTACGGGGAGCGGCGGGTGTACGGGCTGACCGAGGCCGGCCGCGCGCTCCTGCGGGGGCTGCTGCGCGCGGCGCTGCCGGACCCTGCCCGCCCCGTCGAACGGCCGGCGCTCTTCCTGCGGGCGCTGCCACCGGACGAATGGCGGGCGCTTCTGCGTGAACGGCTCAGCAAGCTGGATGGTCCGCGCACGGAGCTGCAGGCCCTCGTCGACTCGCACAGTCCCCTGATCCCGGTGCACTGGCTTTCGCGCCTGCGCCTCGGCCAGATCGAGACGGAGCGGCGCTGGATTGAAACGCTGCTCACCGAGGCCACGATCGCGCCGGGCGACGGCGCGTAA
- a CDS encoding ABC transporter substrate-binding protein: MEERNYWSRHAAARRVSRRRVLVFGGGTAFLVACGGGNNSSSKATTNSAATKAAAAASQPAASAAAATGAQSATAASAKQPKPGGSLSFHIPSPPPSLDPYTQTSYLCSGMNSMTYSKLFRFRAGTPDVEPADPSMEPDLAQALPEVTDPTTITVKLKPGIKWQNVAPTNGRDLTSEDVQYAIDRYKNFDKSVHKSLWLFLDSMQTPDKQTITFKLKFPYADFVAIAGGNLASYISPKEHAETDAAATKMVGSGPFIHSEYQTGVSLSYKKNPDYYDKPYPYLDDVKCFITTDTAKRVADFSSKSVDATWLFLPDDRDQLLKQRPDAKHDFTNGPAGYVYLRTDKAPFSDVRVRQALSMAIDRKAIRDAITKGEGVEDQAMYVALSGITRPVKELGDSAKYWNHDPQAAKQLMTAAGVSNLSFQWSHADASVYTQAYVDTSSLTQAQWKKDLGVSVQDIQQPYSQYISTTYQGNFEGVGHSPRAIPYWLDFVTDAYYWGSGGRARINLSYINDQQLNALIDKQRGQFDLNERKKTLAQIEDIMAAQQYQIFWSTDTRTYFWAPDVQNYRPTAWFPYTHLMKAWRGT, from the coding sequence ATGGAGGAGCGCAACTACTGGTCCAGGCACGCTGCGGCACGGCGCGTCTCGCGCCGGCGTGTGCTCGTCTTCGGCGGCGGGACGGCGTTCCTCGTCGCCTGCGGAGGAGGGAACAACAGCTCCAGCAAAGCAACCACCAACAGCGCGGCGACGAAGGCGGCCGCCGCCGCATCCCAGCCGGCCGCCAGCGCCGCGGCGGCGACGGGCGCCCAGAGCGCAACCGCGGCAAGCGCGAAGCAGCCGAAGCCGGGCGGCTCGCTCTCCTTCCATATCCCCAGTCCGCCGCCATCGCTGGATCCGTACACGCAAACCAGCTACCTCTGCTCCGGCATGAACAGCATGACCTACAGCAAGCTGTTCCGTTTCCGCGCCGGCACGCCCGACGTCGAACCCGCCGACCCTTCGATGGAGCCGGACCTGGCGCAGGCGCTGCCCGAAGTCACCGATCCGACCACGATCACGGTGAAGCTGAAGCCGGGGATCAAGTGGCAAAACGTGGCGCCAACCAACGGCCGCGATCTCACCTCCGAGGACGTGCAGTACGCGATCGACCGTTACAAGAACTTCGATAAGTCCGTGCACAAGTCGCTCTGGCTGTTCCTGGACTCGATGCAAACGCCGGACAAGCAGACGATCACCTTCAAGCTCAAGTTCCCCTACGCCGACTTCGTGGCGATCGCCGGCGGTAATCTCGCCAGCTACATCTCGCCCAAGGAGCACGCCGAGACCGACGCCGCCGCGACCAAGATGGTGGGCAGCGGTCCCTTCATCCACAGCGAGTACCAGACCGGCGTCAGCCTCAGCTACAAGAAGAACCCCGACTACTACGACAAGCCCTATCCGTACCTGGACGACGTCAAGTGCTTCATCACCACCGACACCGCCAAGCGCGTGGCCGACTTCTCCTCGAAGTCGGTGGACGCGACCTGGCTGTTCCTGCCGGACGATCGCGACCAGCTGCTGAAGCAGCGGCCCGACGCGAAGCACGACTTCACCAACGGCCCCGCGGGCTACGTCTACCTGCGCACGGATAAGGCTCCCTTCAGCGACGTGCGCGTGCGGCAGGCGCTCTCGATGGCGATCGACCGCAAGGCGATCCGCGACGCGATCACCAAGGGCGAGGGCGTCGAGGACCAGGCGATGTACGTCGCCCTCAGCGGTATCACCCGGCCGGTGAAGGAGCTGGGCGACTCGGCCAAATACTGGAATCACGACCCGCAGGCGGCGAAGCAACTCATGACCGCGGCCGGCGTCTCCAACCTCTCCTTCCAGTGGAGCCACGCCGACGCCTCGGTGTACACGCAGGCGTACGTCGATACTTCGTCGCTGACACAGGCGCAGTGGAAAAAGGACCTCGGCGTCTCGGTGCAGGACATCCAGCAGCCCTACTCGCAGTACATCAGCACGACGTACCAGGGCAACTTCGAGGGCGTGGGCCACAGCCCCCGCGCGATCCCGTACTGGCTGGACTTCGTGACCGACGCCTACTACTGGGGCAGCGGCGGGCGCGCCCGCATCAACCTGAGCTACATCAACGACCAGCAGCTCAACGCGCTGATCGATAAGCAGCGCGGCCAGTTCGACCTGAACGAGCGCAAGAAGACGCTGGCGCAGATCGAGGACATCATGGCCGCGCAGCAGTACCAGATCTTCTGGAGCACGGACACGCGCACCTACTTCTGGGCGCCCGACGTCCAGAACTACCGGCCCACGGCCTGGTTCCCCTACACGCATTTGATGAAGGCGTGGCGCGGAACCTGA
- a CDS encoding nitroreductase family protein, producing the protein MAEIELFEAINSLRQITRYTAEPVPREAIERIIEAATRAPSGGNRQPWEFIAILDRGLIEKVGRLYREAWMEALGATPAPDESPVYRAARYLAEHMAEVPALILVCADHTQGSAPYTPGEPLVRGRYASSIWLAVQNLFLAARALGLGTRLTTAHLRREAEIKALLAIPEHVETMALIPVGYPRGRFGPPLRRPAREVTSYNRYGNRA; encoded by the coding sequence ATGGCCGAGATCGAGCTCTTCGAGGCGATCAACAGCCTGCGCCAGATCACCCGTTACACCGCCGAGCCGGTGCCGCGGGAGGCGATCGAGCGGATCATCGAGGCGGCGACCAGGGCGCCCAGCGGCGGCAACCGTCAGCCGTGGGAGTTCATTGCGATCCTGGACCGCGGGCTGATCGAGAAGGTCGGCCGGCTCTACCGCGAGGCGTGGATGGAGGCGCTGGGTGCAACGCCTGCCCCGGATGAATCGCCCGTCTACCGGGCGGCGCGCTACCTGGCCGAGCACATGGCCGAGGTACCGGCGTTGATCCTCGTCTGCGCCGACCACACGCAGGGTTCGGCGCCGTACACGCCCGGAGAGCCGCTGGTGCGCGGGCGCTACGCCTCGTCGATCTGGCTGGCGGTGCAGAATCTCTTCCTCGCCGCGCGAGCGCTGGGGCTGGGGACGCGCCTGACGACGGCGCACCTGCGGCGCGAGGCCGAGATCAAGGCGCTGCTCGCGATTCCCGAGCACGTCGAGACGATGGCGCTCATCCCCGTGGGCTATCCGCGCGGCCGCTTCGGGCCGCCGCTGCGCCGCCCGGCGCGCGAGGTGACCTCGTACAACCGCTACGGCAACCGGGCGTGA
- a CDS encoding LLM class F420-dependent oxidoreductase — MQIGVFVPLGPYATPAFISEAARTAERLGFHSIWAPEHVLLFDEYAAHYPYTENGRMRNASDAAVPEPFNLLSFIAGATTRIRLGTGICLVPQRNPVYTAKEVATLDYLSGGRVDFGVGIGWQQEEFAALGVPWPKRAQRTRAYLEVMRRLWCDPVSSYEGEYYRLPPSRQYPKPVQQPHPPIHFGGESDAALRRVAEIGHGWFGYGLNPAQTAERLQVLGGLLEQRGRRLGEIVVSIAPNTRGVDAATIEAYGRAGVNQLILAARGRTGDDLLASLAELARSVVEPAAAL; from the coding sequence ATGCAGATCGGCGTCTTCGTGCCGCTCGGGCCTTACGCCACGCCCGCGTTCATCAGCGAGGCCGCGCGCACGGCCGAGCGGCTCGGCTTTCACTCCATCTGGGCGCCGGAGCATGTGCTGCTCTTCGACGAGTACGCCGCGCACTATCCCTACACCGAGAACGGACGCATGCGCAACGCCAGCGATGCCGCCGTGCCCGAGCCGTTCAACCTGCTCTCCTTCATCGCCGGCGCCACCACGCGCATCCGCCTGGGCACGGGCATCTGCCTCGTGCCGCAGCGCAACCCGGTCTATACGGCGAAAGAGGTCGCCACGCTCGACTATCTCTCCGGCGGCCGCGTCGACTTCGGCGTGGGCATCGGCTGGCAGCAAGAGGAGTTCGCCGCGCTGGGCGTGCCCTGGCCGAAGCGGGCGCAGCGCACCCGCGCCTATCTTGAAGTGATGCGGCGGCTGTGGTGTGACCCCGTCTCGTCCTACGAGGGCGAGTACTACCGGCTGCCGCCGAGCCGCCAGTACCCGAAGCCCGTGCAACAGCCGCACCCGCCGATCCACTTCGGCGGCGAGAGCGATGCCGCGCTGCGCCGCGTGGCCGAGATCGGCCATGGCTGGTTCGGTTACGGCCTCAATCCCGCGCAGACGGCCGAGCGGCTGCAGGTGCTCGGCGGGTTGCTGGAGCAGCGCGGGCGCCGCCTCGGCGAGATCGTCGTCAGCATTGCGCCGAACACGCGCGGCGTCGATGCCGCCACGATCGAGGCGTATGGCCGCGCCGGCGTGAACCAGCTGATCCTCGCCGCGCGCGGCCGCACGGGCGACGACCTCCTCGCCTCGCTGGCCGAGCTGGCGCGCAGCGTGGTCGAGCCGGCCGCCGCGCTCTGA